TGGTTTCGCCCGGTCGATTTGAAACTTGGTCCCGACGGCGCTCTGTACGTCGCCGATTTCTACAATGCGGTGATCGGGCACGTCGAACTGCCGCTGACACACCCGGCGCGCGATCACGGGCGAGGGCGGATATGGCGGATCAGCTCGACCTCGGACCGCGCGCAGCGGCTTCGTACTCCGGATATGGATGGGGCACCGGTGGAGGAACTGGTTTCGTTGCTTTCCGACGCCAACTTGACGGTCCGCGTGCTGGCAACCGAAGCGTTGGTGGCCCGAGGCTGGTGTCCTGAAGAGAAGGATCTCGCGGCCGACGATCGAGCGTGGAGCGACTGGCGGCGCGCTCATCTGCTCTGGTTGCGCGAACGGCTGGCGCCCGGCGGGCTTTCGCCGGAAGTCGTCGACCGGCTGGCGCACGATCCCGCCGCCTGCGTGCGCGTGCATTTAATGAAAGCCCTGGCCGAGCGCGCGGACTGGGGGCCGACGGGCGGACCGCCGGACCGAGATGACGTTGCGTCGTTGGTGCGCCGCCGACTGTCCGACCGCGACCCGTTCGTCCGCCGTGCCGCGGCGGAAGCTTTGGGGCGGCACGCCCACATCGCCAACGTGAAGCCACTTCTGGATCTGTGGCGCGAGGTTCCGGCCGACGACACGCATTTAGCACACGTCGTGGCGATGGCCGTGCGCGATCATTTCGTGTTCCTTCCCGGTCTCTATGCAAAGTTGGACGATTCGATAACCGCCGACCCGGAAAACGAGCGCCTGCTGATGCAGGCCAATCTGGCCGCCCCCGGCGCCGTCGCCGTCGAGCGGCAGATCGACTTTCTGCGTCGCGGCCGAGTTGGGCCCGGCGATTTCCAGCGTTTTATCGAAGGTTTGCTACCGGCTGTTTCACAATTGCAGCTTATGGATCTTTGCGCGGTCCTCAACCAGGTGTCGGAGGATCATGGGCTTCTCGAACAGGCCAAGTCACTGGAACTCTTGCGGGGGGCCGCGCAAATAAGGGCGATTCGGCTGCCGGATTCGACTTACCAATGGTGCGAGAGCGTCGTCATGGCGTTGTTCCGCGGACAAGCGCAAGATGTGGCCGCGGCGATCGAATTAGCAGGGCGTTACGAACTGTCCGCGGCCTACCCCGCGTTGCTGCGGCTCGCTTCGCGCGATTCCCCGTTGCCCGAGCTGCGGGCCAAGGCGCTCGCCGCTGCGATGACGGTCGATTTCGAGCGTTCACTGCCGCTGGCATTGGAAATCATCGACGCCCCGGAGCAGACCCTCCTGGCGCGGCAGGCGGCGGTGCGCGCGTTGGGGGCCGCCAACCGTGAATCGGGACGGGAAGAACTCGCGCGGCGGCTCAATATCGAGCCCTTCGGTCTGGCCGCCGAAATCGCGGCTGAGTTGGCCGGCGATCGGCTGGGAGCGAAGAAACTGTTGGCAGCCGTCGAGGAGTCGTCAGCACCGGCGCGGCTTTTGGACGAGGTCCTGGTGAGCGAACGGTTGAAACGGACTGCGCCTGCGGAGGAGCGCGTCCCTCATGATCAGCGAAAAGCGACCGCGGACGCTAGAGAGGTTGCGCGGCTCGTCGAATTCCGGCGCAACGCGTTCCTGCAAGCTAAGCCCGATGCGGCTTCGGGCCAGCGAATCTTCAGCAGGCTCTGCGGCCAATGCCATGCGGTCGGCGGCCGAGGCGGCACGGTTGGCCCGGCGTTGGACGCGATCGGCAATCGCGGCGTGGAGCGCCTGCTGGAAGACATTCTCGCGCCCAGCCGGAATATCGCGCCCGAGTTTCGAGCAAGTCTGGTGGCCTTGAGCGACGGAAGAACGGTCTTCGGGCGAATGGTCCGGCAGGACGCGCAAGGCATTGTACTCGCAGACGCCGAAGGAAAAGAGAACTGGTTTCCCGCCACCGACGTTGACGAGCTTTGGCCCAGCGCTGTCTCCGTGATGCCCGCCAACATGGCCGACTCGATAGCCGAATCGGATTTCAATGATCTGCTTGGTTTTCTGTTGAGCCAACGCGCCAAGTGACTCGGCGGCCAAGCTGCGTGCAGCCGATCACCTCGGGCCGTTCCGCGCGCGTCCAAACGAAGACGTTGCCCGACCAGTCGTCGTCGCTCGACCATCGCAGGACCGGCTCTTTTACGAGTTCGAGCGGATGGCCGTCGGAGGTCGAGAAATTGCACTTTTCCGCATCCTCGCGATACGCTTCGCGCAGCGGGTCGCCGGCGGCGGGCTTGGCCGGTTCAGCGGCGATGGCGTTCAGCCACAACGCGACGAGGCCGCCTTGGATCTTGGCTCGGATCTGAGATAATGAAATAGAGATGGATGTGGGCGAAGACCCAAAACCCGGTCCCTGCGGTGAACATAACGAACCTCGGATGAACCTAAGCGTAGCGCAGCCGATCTTCTTTTGCAACCTGCCGTGTGCTTTATGACCCGCGCCTTTCGATTCAACCCTGTCAAGACGATTCAAGCCGTTGCTTTTTTGCTGCGTCGAGAGCCGGCCCGCCGAATGAACTACATGCGACTGCTAAAGATTCTCTATTTTGGACCAAGACGATGAATTTGCGATTTACCCTAGCGGCGTCAACCAGCATCCTACTCGCGTCTGCGGCCGTGGCCTCGGCCAAAGTGTCGCGCGTTTGGAACGACCTTTCGCCCGGCCCGCGAGTGATCCGCTACGACGCGGATAAAGACGAGCTGCTCCATTACAACTCGATTTTCTCGACGGTGATGGCCGGTCGCCGGCCCGGTGGCGAGCACTCCTATTCCGGCAACCGACTGGGGGCCTTTCAGTATCATGGCAAGCGTGGCACCGGCGGCCTCTACGACGCGCTGGAGGATTACAAGAACAAGCTGAACTCGCGGAATTATCAGTATCGCCGCGGCAAGGCGTGGTAGATCGGGCTTTCCAGCCTGACGGCGGTCAAACCGGCAGTTCTTATACCGGCGGAGCAAGCCACGAAGCGGCAATCGCGTCCGTCAGGCTGGAAAGCCTGACCTACATATTCGTCGGCTCATCGGCCACGTTCGGCTCGACCAGCGCATCGAGCGCCGCGGCCAGCACCGCATGGTGCTCGCGGCAGAGTGCATAGACGCGGCAAATACGCGAGGCCAGCGGCAACTGGCGAAAGAGTTCGCTGGTCGTCAGCTCGCGGATTTCGTCGCGGCCGGGGTCGTATAAAAAGTTCTGGCCCGCCGCCGGCCCTTGCGTGCCGGGCCGATGCACGTGCCGCGCCAGGTCGACGCGCAACGGCAGCTCGCGGAGCTCCGCCGGCAATTGCGCCCGCAGCGCCCGTTCGACGAACGCCGCCTGGCTGAAGATGCTGCTCGATTCCGCCACGCCGGGCGAAAAGAACAACGTCCGCTCGCACGCCATTTTCCAGCGGACCCTGCGCGCCAAAAGGTCGCGCCAACGCTGGCCCAGGTCGCGTTGCGCCGCATCGCTCGATTCCGCCCAGCGGGCCACGTCGATCAACAGCGACCATTCCGTGAACCGCTGATACTCGTCGAGATGCTCCAGTGGATTGCCGGGGAAGAGCAACTCGCGGCTGTCGGCAAACAGGTCGGCCAGATCGAGGTCGATGGCCCGCACCGTGCGGTGAAAATAGAGCGAGCGGAACAGCTCCGCCCGCACGCCGATGAAGCGGACCAGTTCCGGCAGCCCACGGGCATGGACCGTCAGTCCCCGCTCGCTGAAAAAACTGTAGTGCAACAGCCGCTGGAGATCGAAGGCCCGCAGGTTGTAGCCCGACATATAGGCGTCGCGGAGCACGAAATCCATGTTGTCGATCGTGTAAAGTCCACTGAACAGGTTGCGCAGGTGCCGCAGCCACACGGGTGCGGACGGTTCGCCCGCGCGCGGCCGGGTGATGAGATAAGCGATTGCGTCCGGCTCGATCTGTTCGCCGTCGGCCAGCCGGCTGTTCGGATTGCGCCGCACGCCGCGGAGCAGGTCACCGAGCTGTTCGCGGATGATCGTGCTGCCCAAGGTTTCGTGCGTCAGCCCGAATTGCGACAAAAAGTGCTCGTCGAAGAAGTGGCCGAACGGCCCGTGCCCAATGTCGTGCAACAGCGCCGCCAGCCGCATCAAGGTCTCGACATAGCCACGGCTGGGCACATCGGGGCAAACCTCGGCCAGGCTGTCGTAGAGCGCCGCCACCGCGCGGCTGGCCAAGTGCATGACGCCAAGCACGTGCTGGAAGCGTGTATGTTCGGCCGAGGGAAAGACCCACCAGGCGGTTTGCAACTGATGGATCTGTCGCAGCCGCTGCACCCAGGGGTGGTCGATCAGATCGCGTTCGGCCGTTTCGCCGGCCGCGGCGCCGCGGTTGGTAAAGGCGATATAGCCGTGGATCGGGTCGTGGCTGAGGGCTTCGAGCTGATAATCTCGCATGCGGGAATTATGGCCGCTAGAGCGTGGCGGTCCAAGTCAACGCCGCCCATGCTTGACATGCGTCGAACGATAGGCTTTGCTCTTGCTCACGGGGACGACCTCCTAAAAACAGAGTTCGAAGGTGTATGAACAGCAAAGAGTCGATGCTCGATGCCATTCGCCGGCACTGCCCCGCCGAAGCGCCGCTGCCCGATCTCGACCGGGAGTGGGTCCGCTACGACGATCCGCGGCAGCAGTTTGCCGCGACACTGGAATCGGTGGGGGGGCGGTGCGTCATGGCCGGCGACGCCGACCAGATCAACGCGGAGTTGGCGGCGATGCCGGCCTGGCAGCAGGCAAAGCAGACGGTTTCGCTGTTGCCCGGCGTCGGTCCCGGAAACGTCGATCTGAACGCGCTCGCCGGTCCGCACGAACTGGAAGCGCTCGATTTCGCCATCTTGCCGGGCGAATTTGCCGTGGCCGAGAATGCCGCGGTGTGGGTCACGGACGAAGCCGTGAAGCATCGCGTGGTGTACTTCATCGCCCAACACGTGGCCTTGGTGGTGCCGGCCGCGGCGGTGCTCGACAACATGCACCAGGCCTACCAGCGGATGACGTTTACCGGCCCGCGTTTTGGCACGTTCATTTCCGGCCCCTCGAAAACGGCCGACATCGAGCAGTCGCTGGTGATCGGGGCGCACGGCGCCCGCTCGCTGACGGTGTTCTTGTTGCAAGGATGAAGCGATGGCAGACCGGACCGCCTTTCGTCCCGACCTAGTAGCAGCCGATGTCTACCTTGCCGCCGGGGCGCAGGTCGTGGGCGATGTGACGATCGGACCGGAGTCGAGTGTGTGGTTCAATGCGGTCATCCGCGGCGACACGGAGTCGGTCCGCATCGGCCGTGGCACGAACATCCAAGACAACTGCGTGCTGCACGCCGATCCGGGCTTTCCCTGCACTCTCGGCGACGGCGTCACGGTCGGGCACACGGCGGTGGTGCATGGCGCGGCGATCGGCGATAACGTGGTGATCGGGATGCACGCGGTGGTGATGAACGGCGCGCAGGTCGGCCGCGACAGCCTGGTGGCGGTGGGCGCCGTCGTCACCGAGGGTACGGTGATTCCGTCCGGCTCGCTCGTGATGGGCCTACCGGGCAAAGTCGTTCGCCCGTTGACGGCGGACGAGATCGAACGGAATCGGCTCAGCGCGGAGCATTATGTGGCCAGCGCGCGGATGTTCCGCAACGCCGCTATCAGCCCGGCACGACAAGCCGCCAACAACGGTGAACGCGGCGGTTCCGGAAATCCTCGGGCACCGTCTGGCGGCTGATCTCGCGAACGTTGACGCCGGCGAGCGCGGCCTCGTCGAGCTTGAAGCGCCGCGAGTTGGTCGAAAAATAAATCACTCCGCCCGGCGACATGAGCGCGATCAGCCGGGCGAGCAGCTCGGCATGGTCGTGCTGCACGTCCCAGATGTCGTCCGTCATTTTGCTGTTGGAAAACGTCGGCGGATCGACCACCGCCAGGTCGTACTCGGCGCCCGCGCGGTGATGCTTCAAAAAGCTCAACGCGTCATCGCGGACGAAACGATGTTCGCGGCCGGCCAATGAGTTGAGCTTCAGGTTCTCTTCGGCCCACTGAAGATAGGTGTTCGAGAGATCGACCGTGGTGGTCGCCGCGGCCCCGCCCGCCGCGGCGTAGACCGTGAACGAGCCCGTGTAGCCAAACAGGTTCAAGAACCGCTTGCCGGCCGCGGCGTCGCGGACCATCGAGCGCGTGATGCGATGGTCGAGAAACAGGCCGGTGTCGAGATAGTCGGATAGATTGACCCGGAACTGCAGGCCGCCTTCGTGTACCACGAACGTCTTGCCTTGTTCCGAGAAGCGATCGTACTGGCTCGTGCCGCGCTGCCGTTCGCGCCGCTTCATGAACACCTTGGCCTTGGGTACTTCCAGCGTTTCGGCCGCCGTCTTGGCCATCAGGTCGAGCCAGTCGGCGTGCCCGGCCGGCGACCGGTCGTGCGGCCGCTCGTACTCGGCCAGGTGCAGGCAGTCTTCATAACGATCGACCACCAGCGGTATTTCGGGCACATCGCGGTCATACAGCCGGTAACAGGTGATGCCCCGCTTCGTCGGCCAGCGGCGCAGATGCCTGGCCCGCGCCGTCAGCCGCCGGGCAAACAGATCGGCCTGTTCGTAAGCCTTGGTGGTCAAACCACCGAAGGCGGGCGCCCCCAATTTTGGATTTTGGATTTTGGATTTTGGATTGAGGCATTCGGTCTTTGGACTTGGGTCTTCGGCCTTGACCGCTTCGCCGACTCGCTTTTGCTGGCTGCCCTCTGTTTCATTCCTCGTTTCCAACTTCCAATTTGCAATTTGCAATTCGCAATTCGCAATTCCCCCCTCCCCTGAGCCGTCTCCCCCTTCTGAACTCTGAACCCTGAACCCTGAGCCCTCTCGCCCCGGCTTGGGTCCATAAAACTGGTAATACGTGCATTCGATGCGGCCGTTGTAGAGTTTGCGGCGTCGGTCGGCGGGCCGGCCGACGAGCGACTCGAATTCGGGAAAGGCCGTCAGGATGTAGTGCGACCAGGTCTTCAGCCGCCGCAGCACCAGCGGCATCGAGGCGTAAAGGGCCTCGAGGTCGTCGGTGTCGCCCATCCGCTCGCCGTAGGGCGGATTGCAGATCACGCAGCCGTGCTCCTTCTTGCTGGTCAGATCGCGGAAATCGCGCTGCTGAAAATGAATGTCGTCGGCCACGCCGGCCTGCGCGGCATGATAGCGGGCCAGGCTCAGCACCGCTTCGTCGACGTCGGTGCCGATGATCTTCAGCGGCAAATCGGGCTTCGCCAGATCGCGCGCCTCGCGCCGCGCGTCTTCCCAGAGCCGCGTGGAAATTGCCGGCCAACTCTCGGCGGCGAACTGCCGGTGGATGCCGGGTGCCAGGTTGCGGCCGATCAGCGCGGCTTCGATCGGAATGGTGCCGGAGCCGCAGAACGGATCGACCAGCGGACGGTCGGGCTTCCAGAAACTCAACAGCACCAGCGCCGCCGACAGCGTCTCCTTGAGCTGCGCTTCAGCCACCAGCCTCCGATAGCCCCGCTTGTGCAGCCCGGTGCCGCTGGTGTCGAGCGTCAGAGTGGCCCGGTCGTCGAGCAGTGCGACCTCGACCGTGTATTGCGGTCCCGTTTCGGCCAACACGTCGGTGCGATGCGCCTTACGGAGCTTCTCGACAATCGCTTTCTTCACGATCTTCTGGCAGGCCGGCACACTGGAAAGTTGCGAATTGACCGAGCGGCCGTTGACCGGAAAGGCGGCGTCAGATCCGATCCACGCTTCCCAGGGCAGCTCGAATGTGCGGTCGAAGAGCTGGCCGAAATCGGTGGCCTCGAACGAGCCGATCTCGATGAGCACACGATCGGCCGTGCGCAGCCAGAGGTTGGCGCGGCAGACGGCCGCCTCGTCGCCGGCAAAGACGATGCGGCCGGTCTGCGGAATCTTGGTTTCGTAGCCGAGCGACTTAAGCTCGCGCGCCACGATGGCTTCGACGCCGACGGTAGAAGTGGCAATGAGCTGCATGGCGGACATGGGTAGAATCGCATGGAAGTGGTCTAAGGCGGCCCGCCGGTCAGGCAAGCCACGCGCAACTTGGCGCTGCGCGAACGCGGGTTCCGGGCAACCTCCTCGGCCGACGGTCGGAGCGGTTTGCGCGTGAGCACGTCGTATCGAGCGTCGTCGCGGAAGGCCGTCTTCACCAGCCGGTCTTCCAGCGAGTGAAAGCTGATCACGGCCACGCGACCGCCAGCCGCGACGCAATTCGGCAGATGCGCCAGCGCCCGTTCGAGCGAGACAAGCTCCTCGTTGACGGCAATCCGCAGCGCCTGGAACGTGCGCGTGGCCGGGTCGATCGCAGGCGCGCGCGCCCGCGGCACGCAGCCCCGCACCAGCCGGGCAAGGTGTTCGGCCGTGCGGACCGGTCCGCTCGCGCGCCGCTCGACGATGCGGCGCGCGATGCGGCGACTGAACCGCTCTTCGCCGTAGCGATAGATCAGGTCGGCCAGCTCCCTTTCGCCCAGCCGGTCGAGCAGCTTCCAAGCGGGCTCGCCGACCGTGACGTCGAACCGCAGGTCGAGCGTCCCGGCAGAATCGAAGCTGAAGCCGCGCTCGCCGTCGGCGAGTTGCTCGCTCGACAGTCCCAAGTCGAGCACGACGCCATCGACCGACTTCAGGCCGAGTTGCCCGAGTACCTGCGGAAGTTCGGCGAAGTTCGCGTGTACCAGCTTCACCGGCAACCCGCTCAGGGCGCACTCGGCGGCGGCCAGCGCCGCGGGATCTCGATCGAAGGCCAGCACTTCACCCTCCGGCGCCACGAACTGGGCCAAGGCCCTGGTGTGCCCGCCGGCGCCCAGCGTGCCATCGACGAGCCTCATGCCCGGCCGCGGCGCCAACCAGCTTACTACTTCATCGAGCATGACCGGCACGTGCGCCATACTGGCATCCTAGCACAGTCCGCGTCGTCGGCCATCGAGTACGCCTCCGCGCCGAAATCAAGCTCCGGAGGAGTTCCCTCGCGCGGGCGAAACTTGGCCCTGGAACTCGCTCGGGTTCTCGTCATTGGGGATACCCTTGACCTCCTCAACGATGGGTTGTGCGATGTACATGTCCGGCGTGAGCAAAATTGGCGATGGCCCGAGGTTGATGATCTCCAGCACCAGCCGGCCTTCGAAACCAGGATGCACGGTTGGCGCCGTGAAATGAATCAACAGGCCGCAGCGAGCTCGGCTGCTCTTGCCCTCGATCCGGGCCGCCAGGCAGGTGTCCGCGTTTTTGTCGATGGGCAGATGGACCCGTTCGTGAGTAATTCCAAGCACGAACTGATCGCGGTCCAGCTTGAATGGCGTGCGCTCTGAGATCACATATTTATCGGAATATCG
This genomic interval from Pirellulales bacterium contains the following:
- a CDS encoding PVC-type heme-binding CxxCH protein → MRRSAVGICACLTIAASVAAWMIWNPGPSEAQRNGEGFALAARTAPLTPQEQLKRFRLPPGFKIELVAAEPEVPKPINLSFDARGRLYVTCSTGYPIRAATHEAKDKIVVLSDGDGDGQFDRQRTLVDGLNIPIGVAAAEQGVVFYSIPEIHRWTGDVEDPKAGTNAVLHGTFGCQDTHGMVSSCTPWIDGWIYACHGFANVSTVAFPDGRAITFRGGNTFRMRADGSDVEYFTHGQVNPFGLTFDPLGNLFSADSTTLPAYQLLRGASYPSAEGGGFDGLGPGPAMMNHLHGSTCIAGIVYYAADAFPAEYRDTLFIGNPVTGRVNHDRLERHGTTMLAIEQPDFLTCSDPWFRPVDLKLGPDGALYVADFYNAVIGHVELPLTHPARDHGRGRIWRISSTSDRAQRLRTPDMDGAPVEELVSLLSDANLTVRVLATEALVARGWCPEEKDLAADDRAWSDWRRAHLLWLRERLAPGGLSPEVVDRLAHDPAACVRVHLMKALAERADWGPTGGPPDRDDVASLVRRRLSDRDPFVRRAAAEALGRHAHIANVKPLLDLWREVPADDTHLAHVVAMAVRDHFVFLPGLYAKLDDSITADPENERLLMQANLAAPGAVAVERQIDFLRRGRVGPGDFQRFIEGLLPAVSQLQLMDLCAVLNQVSEDHGLLEQAKSLELLRGAAQIRAIRLPDSTYQWCESVVMALFRGQAQDVAAAIELAGRYELSAAYPALLRLASRDSPLPELRAKALAAAMTVDFERSLPLALEIIDAPEQTLLARQAAVRALGAANRESGREELARRLNIEPFGLAAEIAAELAGDRLGAKKLLAAVEESSAPARLLDEVLVSERLKRTAPAEERVPHDQRKATADAREVARLVEFRRNAFLQAKPDAASGQRIFSRLCGQCHAVGGRGGTVGPALDAIGNRGVERLLEDILAPSRNIAPEFRASLVALSDGRTVFGRMVRQDAQGIVLADAEGKENWFPATDVDELWPSAVSVMPANMADSIAESDFNDLLGFLLSQRAK
- a CDS encoding HD domain-containing protein, which translates into the protein MRDYQLEALSHDPIHGYIAFTNRGAAAGETAERDLIDHPWVQRLRQIHQLQTAWWVFPSAEHTRFQHVLGVMHLASRAVAALYDSLAEVCPDVPSRGYVETLMRLAALLHDIGHGPFGHFFDEHFLSQFGLTHETLGSTIIREQLGDLLRGVRRNPNSRLADGEQIEPDAIAYLITRPRAGEPSAPVWLRHLRNLFSGLYTIDNMDFVLRDAYMSGYNLRAFDLQRLLHYSFFSERGLTVHARGLPELVRFIGVRAELFRSLYFHRTVRAIDLDLADLFADSRELLFPGNPLEHLDEYQRFTEWSLLIDVARWAESSDAAQRDLGQRWRDLLARRVRWKMACERTLFFSPGVAESSSIFSQAAFVERALRAQLPAELRELPLRVDLARHVHRPGTQGPAAGQNFLYDPGRDEIRELTTSELFRQLPLASRICRVYALCREHHAVLAAALDALVEPNVADEPTNM
- a CDS encoding LUD domain-containing protein, yielding MNSKESMLDAIRRHCPAEAPLPDLDREWVRYDDPRQQFAATLESVGGRCVMAGDADQINAELAAMPAWQQAKQTVSLLPGVGPGNVDLNALAGPHELEALDFAILPGEFAVAENAAVWVTDEAVKHRVVYFIAQHVALVVPAAAVLDNMHQAYQRMTFTGPRFGTFISGPSKTADIEQSLVIGAHGARSLTVFLLQG
- a CDS encoding gamma carbonic anhydrase family protein, with the protein product MADRTAFRPDLVAADVYLAAGAQVVGDVTIGPESSVWFNAVIRGDTESVRIGRGTNIQDNCVLHADPGFPCTLGDGVTVGHTAVVHGAAIGDNVVIGMHAVVMNGAQVGRDSLVAVGAVVTEGTVIPSGSLVMGLPGKVVRPLTADEIERNRLSAEHYVASARMFRNAAISPARQAANNGERGGSGNPRAPSGG
- the rlmKL gene encoding bifunctional 23S rRNA (guanine(2069)-N(7))-methyltransferase RlmK/23S rRNA (guanine(2445)-N(2))-methyltransferase RlmL; amino-acid sequence: MQLIATSTVGVEAIVARELKSLGYETKIPQTGRIVFAGDEAAVCRANLWLRTADRVLIEIGSFEATDFGQLFDRTFELPWEAWIGSDAAFPVNGRSVNSQLSSVPACQKIVKKAIVEKLRKAHRTDVLAETGPQYTVEVALLDDRATLTLDTSGTGLHKRGYRRLVAEAQLKETLSAALVLLSFWKPDRPLVDPFCGSGTIPIEAALIGRNLAPGIHRQFAAESWPAISTRLWEDARREARDLAKPDLPLKIIGTDVDEAVLSLARYHAAQAGVADDIHFQQRDFRDLTSKKEHGCVICNPPYGERMGDTDDLEALYASMPLVLRRLKTWSHYILTAFPEFESLVGRPADRRRKLYNGRIECTYYQFYGPKPGREGSGFRVQSSEGGDGSGEGGIANCELQIANWKLETRNETEGSQQKRVGEAVKAEDPSPKTECLNPKSKIQNPKLGAPAFGGLTTKAYEQADLFARRLTARARHLRRWPTKRGITCYRLYDRDVPEIPLVVDRYEDCLHLAEYERPHDRSPAGHADWLDLMAKTAAETLEVPKAKVFMKRRERQRGTSQYDRFSEQGKTFVVHEGGLQFRVNLSDYLDTGLFLDHRITRSMVRDAAAGKRFLNLFGYTGSFTVYAAAGGAAATTTVDLSNTYLQWAEENLKLNSLAGREHRFVRDDALSFLKHHRAGAEYDLAVVDPPTFSNSKMTDDIWDVQHDHAELLARLIALMSPGGVIYFSTNSRRFKLDEAALAGVNVREISRQTVPEDFRNRRVHRCWRLVVPG
- the rsmH gene encoding 16S rRNA (cytosine(1402)-N(4))-methyltransferase RsmH yields the protein MAHVPVMLDEVVSWLAPRPGMRLVDGTLGAGGHTRALAQFVAPEGEVLAFDRDPAALAAAECALSGLPVKLVHANFAELPQVLGQLGLKSVDGVVLDLGLSSEQLADGERGFSFDSAGTLDLRFDVTVGEPAWKLLDRLGERELADLIYRYGEERFSRRIARRIVERRASGPVRTAEHLARLVRGCVPRARAPAIDPATRTFQALRIAVNEELVSLERALAHLPNCVAAGGRVAVISFHSLEDRLVKTAFRDDARYDVLTRKPLRPSAEEVARNPRSRSAKLRVACLTGGPP
- the dcd gene encoding dCTP deaminase translates to MPKPASPREMILSNVELHKALDDKRLIIDPEPLPRFPALGIHCPYDTHTVELRLGNEIAIPNAGVFVYDHTQPGKLSEHISRYSDKYVISERTPFKLDRDQFVLGITHERVHLPIDKNADTCLAARIEGKSSRARCGLLIHFTAPTVHPGFEGRLVLEIINLGPSPILLTPDMYIAQPIVEEVKGIPNDENPSEFQGQVSPARGNSSGA